Genomic window (Staphylococcus debuckii):
CACTACCTTGGATAAAGTAAGAAAGAAAATTAAAAAGTAATAGAGTAGGGTAGTAAGTAATAAAAAAGAGTGCTTTTAAGGAAAATTCCCTCAAAAGCACTCTTTTTTTAATATTAATGAGCGAATGCATCAAAAATATAATTGATTCCGATGAGTAAGAACATTACGCTGACGAAGAAAGATACAGCAAAAGCGCCTAATAACGGATTGAAGAGTAAGATGATACCTGCAATCACACCAATAATATTAACGAGCACTGAGAAGAAATGATACCATTTGCTCGTACGTTCTTCAGGTGTAACCACGAAAATTCCAAGCACAGAGCTGAAGATAAACCAAAAAGCGAATAAATAGATGATAAATGTTGAACCAGCGCCTGGAAAAATAATAAGTAAAATACCGAAAATGATATTTAAGATACCTAATAGGAGAATCCAACCGCTTGAAATTCCTACGAATGCTTTAGTTAAACGTCTGAAGAATAACTCCATAATGCCATTAGCAATGAAGAAAATACCGATGAGCCAAGTGATAGCATAAATATTTTGAACTGGGAAACTCACAGCTAAAATAGCGATAATCGCAAATAAAATCCCAATAAGCAAACTTGACCATCTGATGTTTTTAGTTGACATAAATATAAACACCTCTTTATAAAAGTATATATACATGAATACCCTAAACCTTAACTTTTATGTAAAAATAACGTAAAAAAAGTTGAAAGTTATGTCCAAAAAGTGACTTTCTGCAGAGGCATAGGTTCAATTTCTAAGCTGGAAAGTATCAAACGTGTTTGCTACATATAAGTTGCAAAAAGCGAAATATAAATAAGGAATAAATATAACTATATCTATGTTATGTAAACTAATGTAGTATATTTTAAATTAAGTTCAGTGGTTTAGGATTATTAATTCAAGGTTATTAGTGTTTAAATCATGATAAAGATATCTATAAATACATATATAAGCTTCAAAGTCCCACAATCAGCCATACTATATATCAGGTAGAACTCTTAAAATAGCAATCTGAGTTCAGCAAACTATAGATCAAATTTTAGAAATTGTTGTTAGTGTTTCGTAATTTATAAGTAGTTTACGTGTGGATTGATGATTCAAAGATGCTGAGAGAACGTCTGAGTTGCATTGAGAAATAACTTTGATGATTCATTTATCCATAGATGCTAAAAATTCAGAGCCAGTATCATAATAAATTAACTCAAACTTGAATAACTAGCTATATAATTACAGACGCTTAACTTATAATATATAAACGAGTGAGCAGCTAATTTAAATTAACGAAGTTGCAAAGCGGATTCAAATACGCGTTTAAATACAGTAAATACAGTAAATAAGTAAGCAGCTGTAATAAGCGAAATAATAGAGGTATGAGTAAGCAGTATTTCGTTTTTGATAATTTAGTTTACATAATATATATTATAGGAAGTTATCCATAGAACGAGAGAGAGTACTATTCATATCCCTATTTTACTTATATACCTTTATAAAGCTGCGGTTACAGATTTGAGTTTTCAATATGTGTAACTAGCTTTGAACTTTGCTTGCTGATGAATGCGTAATTTCTTATGTATGAGTTTTTACGTTTCGACTATATCGGTATAGATATGTATAACGATATAGTAACCATTAACGAGTTATATACTAGATATCATAAAGTAACGATAAAAACAGCTAACTTAGTTACATACATATTTACTATAAATTTAGTCTGTATAAACGAATTTTTAGTTTACATAATCTAAACCTTATACTAAAAAACACACCAGCCTTGTATATCTGGTGTGTTTGCTGCGTTATTCTTGATAGACATCGATTAATGCTTTGGTATAGTCATTGCGTTCATCACTAAACAAATCTTGAATTTTGAAATCATCTACAATAGTTCCGTTATTTAAGACCATCATTCGATCGACTATTTGATTTAATACAGCAATATCGTGTGAAATTATTATCATTGTCGATTGTTGTTCGGCATGTATTTGCTTTAATATATTAATTAATTTACTTTCCGCTATAACGTCTAAACTGGCTGTAATTTCATCACATATTAATACATCCGGTTGCAACATCACAGTTCTAAGTACATTAAAGCGTTGTAATTGGCCACCGCTGACTTGGTCTGGATAACGATTTAACAAAGATTTATCTAAATCCAGCTGTTCCATTAATAGCAATACAATTTGATCAAATGATTTATCAGCATTAGCATAATATTTCAATGGTTCTAGTAAAGCTGTTCTCAGTCGTTGTCTAGGGTTGAAGCTTTGTGAAGCTTGTTGGAAAATTGGCAGAATACGTTGTGTATTGCTATCTATTATCCCTTCATCAGGTTCCAATTCTCCTAGTATCAGTTCCATAAGGGTACTTTTACCGGAACCGCTCTCCCCTATAACTCCTACCAGCTCCCCTGTCGGTATCGTCAAATTGAGGTGCTCTAAGACTGGTTGATCTGCATATGAAAAAGATATATTTTTAAGTTTCAGCATGATGATCTTCCTTCCTAATCAACCGGCTTCTAGCATTGAATAATTGTTGCGTATAAGGTTGCAGTTTTGCTGTTTTAAAATAGTCTGCTGAACCTTGTTCAATCATTTCACCGTTTTTAATGATATTGATATAATCAGCATATTTTAAAACATGTGAGAGATTATGGGTTATTAGCAGCAACGTTGCATGATGTTCTTTAGCGATATGTTGTATTAAATCCATCACACGTTTACCGTTTATAACATCTAAGGCGGCTGTAGGTTCATCCGCAATTATCAGTTCAGGTTCTAGCATTAAAACACTTGCGATATAGACTCTTTCGAGCTGACCTCCTGAAAGCATAAAGCGATATTTCTCTAAAATTTCTGTGCTGTCTAAATTGACCCATCGAAGCGCCCTTTCGATTTGTTGCTGCGCTTCAGCTTTAGATACATTGCGATGCGTACGGTAAATGGCTAAGAGTTGCTTCTTAAGTTTGGTGTGATCATTGAAGCTGTAGGCATAATTTTGCGAGATATAACCAATTTTAGTACCTAATAAATGTTTTACATTATCGATAGGTTTTTGTTGGTAGTGGTAGCTATCGAAGGAAACAATTAAATCAGGCGGATATTGCTGCACCAATACACTTGCCGTCAAACTTTTGCCAGAGCCACTTTGACCAATCAATACATTGACATTATCTTTTAAGATATCTAAATTTAAGTTTCTAATAAGATGATTACCATCGCTATCTATAATATTTAAGTCATGCAGCTGTAAGAGATAATCAGTCATACAAATCCCTCTTTTCAGATAGTCTGTCACGTAAAGTGTCACCCGCAAAGTTAAATAATAAAATTGTCAATGCAATCATAAAGGCAGGCGCAATCAACATTATTGGATGCTGAGTCATGAAATCTCGACCTGCAGAAAGCATTGCTCCCCATTCTGGAGATGGCGGTTGCGCACCTAATCCTAGGAATGATAATGAGGAGATATATAATATGATTTTACCCACATCTACAATCATCAAGACGATTAATGAAGGTATTACTTGTGGTAAGAGATGTTTAAAAATAATAACGCGAGTAGGTGTATGAAAGAGTCGCGCTAACTGGATATAGTGTTTACTCATTTCAGTATTGACTATAGCACGCGTTACGCGGGTATACGTCATCCAGTTCAAGATAGTGATTGCGATGACTAGATTCCAAATACTAGGTTTGAAGAAACTAGCGAAAGCGATCATCAAGACAAATTCTGGAACACCTAAACCAATATCGATAATACGCATAATAACACTGTCAATAATCCCCTTTTTATAACCAGCTATCAAACCTAAAGGTACACCGATCAACACTATCATTACGAGGGTCATGAGGGCAATCGCTAAAGTATAGCGAGCACCAATGACCAAACGTGCATATAAATCTCTTCCGTAATCATCAGTTCCGAGCCAATGATGCAAATTTGGATTTTGAAGCGCTTGGTCCAAATTGACACTTAATGCTTTGTCCGTAGACGTAGTGAACTGCAAAATAACTAAGAGCAATAAGTAAATGAAAAATAAATAAAAAATAAGATTTTTCCATTTGAATTTCATCGCTGTTTCACCTGCCCTTTACGCCGACCGCCCCACCAAGTTTTCTTTTTCATAGGAGTATAACGTTGTTTAGGGTCTAAAAAGAGTACGATAATATCGGTTAAGGCGTTAGCGATTACGACAAAGCAGCCAATCATTAAAACGGCACCTTGCACCACAGGATAGTCTCTTGAACGAATACTTTCTACTAAGAAAGAACCGATGCCTGGTATATCAAACAAGTTTTCAATGACTACCGTACTGCCAATCAAACCGCCGATTGACATGCCTAAAATAGAAATCACAGGAATTAAGGCAGGTTTGAAGATATCGGAAAAGAGAATATATCGTTCTGACATTCCGCGTGCTCTAGAAGCAGCTACTTCTTTACTTTGATATAAATCAATCAATGTGGAGCGCATTAAACGTACATGGTAAGCACATAACCCGATACTCAAAGCTATTACAGGCATAATATAGCCAGTAGCCGAATCAACCCCTGAGGCTGGTAATAACTGTAACTTTTGTAAAAAGAGATAAATTAAAAGTATACCTAAGAAAAAAGATGGAATACTTACAAAAGCTGAAGTCAAAATTCTGATTGTTCGATCAATCCAAGTATGATATTTAAAGGCTGCTAATGTTCCTAAACTGACAGAAACAATAAATGTTACCAGTAAAGTCCAGCCAGCAATCATTAAGGTCGGCGGTGTAAAATAAAGTAATTCAGAGGTAACAGGTTCACCTGTTTGGATACTCTTGCCGAAATCTAAATGTAAGATACGCGTAAACCATTCCCACCACTGAATGAGTATAGGTTGATTCAACCCTAATTTATCTCTGACGGCTTCAATTTTGTCTTGCGATACGTTAGCTACATCAATATGCAATAATTTATTTACAGGATCACCAGGTGATAGTTTCATCAGAATAAACGTAAGCGTAGACAGGACAAACAATACAATCATCATTTGTCCTAATCTAAAAATAATTTTTTTAATCATGCTTTTGTTTATCTACCTTATAATCAATTAAATAAATGCCTTCAGGTGTTACTTTAAAGTTTTGAACGTCTTTGTTGATAGCATCAATTTGATCGTTATATGTGATATAGCTGTTAGGTATATCCTTTTTAGATACCTCTAAAATTTCATTAGTAAGTGCATGACGTTTATTTTTATCCACCGTATGATTTAATTCATCAATTAAGTGATCTACTTTTTGGTTATGATAATCTCCTTTATTCACTGCACCATCATTTTTATAGGCCATATTGAAGAAGTAGCCAGTATCACCGCGTGGGATGGTACCGAAACTATACATTGAAGCGTCCCAATCTTTTTTATTTTTCAAGAAGCCTTCAATATCATCTACATTTTGTATTTTAATATTGATGTGCGCTTTTTTAGCGTCAGATTGAATTACTTGAGCTATTTTAGTTAATTCAGGACGGCCAGAATAAGAAGACACATTAATAGTAAGAGGATGTTTTTTAGAATAACCTGCTTTTTCCATCAATTTCTTAGCTTTTTCTATATTTTGCTTAGCTACTTTTTTATCTTGGATAAAGTCTAATTTAGTATTAAAAGGACCTGTAGCGGGTTTAGCATAATTATCCGCGATTTTAGAAGTGATTTGATCACGATTAATAATATTATCCAGAGCCTCTCTATCCTCTTTGGTCATTTTAGGGCTAGTATGATTATATAGGAGTAAGGAAGTTCTGAAACCTGAAGTCGCTTTCAAATCTGCCTTATCAGAATCTTTTACCGATTTGATTTTGTCGACTGGAACATTGGTAGTGATATCAGTTTTTCCTGATAATACATGATCCGTACGTGAACTGCCATCTTCATTAAAGGTTACGGCGAGATGTTCTAATTTAGGCTTGCCTTGCCAGTAGTCTTTGTTTTGATTCAAGTCAATTTTTTGAGAGCGCTTAAAATCTTTAATCACATAAGGCCCTGTCCCTACAGGTGTTTTTTTAACGTCTGTTTTCGCATGAGTATCATAAATCGCTGTAAATGGACTTGCGAGTTCAGATACTAATTCGGGAAAAGCACCTTTAGTTTTGATAGTGACATCTTGGCCGGATGCTTGTATAGATTGAATGGGCAGTGTGGCTTTAAGCAAATCGCTGTCCTTTAACCCTTTTTCTAAACTATTTTTTACTGCTTCTCCTGTTAAGCGATGACCATTTTGGAATTTGATATTGTCTTTTAATGTAAGTTTTAAAGTATCGTCAGCGGGTTGTTGATAGGATTTAACGAGGTACGGCTGAATTTTACCTTCAGATGAAGTTTTGAAAAGTGTTTCGGCAGCGCCGATTGAAACGGGAACATCTGTGTCATAAGGGGCTAATGTATTCGTTTTTAACGGAAGCTCGATATTTAAATTATCGGCTTGATTATGTTGGTTTCCCCCATTACTGCAACCTGCAAGTAATAACGTTGTTGCAGCGGTAGAGTAGATTATTTTTTTCAATGTAATCATCCTTTCTGCATTACACTCTGCTTTAATATTATAATACTAATCTATATTATATTAAAGAAAATCTTAAATTATAATTTCAAAAGAGTATACTTACACTTTCGAATTAAAAACGGGGATTGAGACAAAATGCTGTCTCAATCCCCTATCCTGCAAGACTTATTTTCGATTATGACGTTGTAAGCGTTCTTGACGATCATCAGCTTGACGCTCTGCTTTTGCTAAACGTTTTTCTAGTCGTCTACGTCTCCAACCTCTAGTGAAATACCATATTAGGAAACTTTCAATTAAGCTGATGATAGCCATAAATGCGGCATATCCTAATAATGGTTGATACGTAATTTTTTCAAAGTTTGGAATAAAGAATGCCAGTACGCCTAGGATAATAAATGTTGCAATTGCAGGCGCAACCCATTTACTTAAAGCTAGACCGCCGAACGCAGTGACCACAAGTACTGCAATTACTGAAATCCATAAATAATTCGGCATATCAAATATCGTCATTATGTTTCTCCTCTCATCAATATGAGCATAATCATTCTTTCTTCTTATTGTACATTAAAGTATATTAAATCAAAACTATATAGGAATGGCGTGAGATGCTTTCAAAGATTGCTTGCTGTATAATTTAGCTATAGTGAAATTAAAATTTGCAGGAGGAATGTTAAATGAGTCAAGGATTACCATTAAGAAAAGATATTCCCGAGCAGGAAAAATGGGATTTATCTGATTTATTCCAGTCAGATGAGGTATTTTATCAAACATTAGAAGAAGTATTTAAAAACACAGAAAACTTTAATCATCAATATGCTGGACAACTGAATACAGTGGAGAAGGTAAAAGCCGCTTTGCCCGAACTCAGTGAAATTTTAATCCAGGTTGATCGTCTCGGCAACTATGCTGAAATGCGTTATAGCGTAGATACAACAGATGAAGCGGGACAAAAACTCAGTGCGAAATTAAGCACCTCTTATGGAAAGATTGCTAGTAATCTGGCCTTTGTTGAATCAGAAATTTTGGC
Coding sequences:
- a CDS encoding HdeD family acid-resistance protein, with translation MSTKNIRWSSLLIGILFAIIAILAVSFPVQNIYAITWLIGIFFIANGIMELFFRRLTKAFVGISSGWILLLGILNIIFGILLIIFPGAGSTFIIYLFAFWFIFSSVLGIFVVTPEERTSKWYHFFSVLVNIIGVIAGIILLFNPLLGAFAVSFFVSVMFLLIGINYIFDAFAH
- a CDS encoding ABC transporter ATP-binding protein, producing MLKLKNISFSYADQPVLEHLNLTIPTGELVGVIGESGSGKSTLMELILGELEPDEGIIDSNTQRILPIFQQASQSFNPRQRLRTALLEPLKYYANADKSFDQIVLLLMEQLDLDKSLLNRYPDQVSGGQLQRFNVLRTVMLQPDVLICDEITASLDVIAESKLINILKQIHAEQQSTMIIISHDIAVLNQIVDRMMVLNNGTIVDDFKIQDLFSDERNDYTKALIDVYQE
- a CDS encoding ATP-binding cassette domain-containing protein — translated: MTDYLLQLHDLNIIDSDGNHLIRNLNLDILKDNVNVLIGQSGSGKSLTASVLVQQYPPDLIVSFDSYHYQQKPIDNVKHLLGTKIGYISQNYAYSFNDHTKLKKQLLAIYRTHRNVSKAEAQQQIERALRWVNLDSTEILEKYRFMLSGGQLERVYIASVLMLEPELIIADEPTAALDVINGKRVMDLIQHIAKEHHATLLLITHNLSHVLKYADYINIIKNGEMIEQGSADYFKTAKLQPYTQQLFNARSRLIRKEDHHAET
- the nikC gene encoding nickel transporter permease is translated as MKFKWKNLIFYLFFIYLLLLVILQFTTSTDKALSVNLDQALQNPNLHHWLGTDDYGRDLYARLVIGARYTLAIALMTLVMIVLIGVPLGLIAGYKKGIIDSVIMRIIDIGLGVPEFVLMIAFASFFKPSIWNLVIAITILNWMTYTRVTRAIVNTEMSKHYIQLARLFHTPTRVIIFKHLLPQVIPSLIVLMIVDVGKIILYISSLSFLGLGAQPPSPEWGAMLSAGRDFMTQHPIMLIAPAFMIALTILLFNFAGDTLRDRLSEKRDLYD
- the nikB gene encoding nickel ABC transporter permease, coding for MIKKIIFRLGQMMIVLFVLSTLTFILMKLSPGDPVNKLLHIDVANVSQDKIEAVRDKLGLNQPILIQWWEWFTRILHLDFGKSIQTGEPVTSELLYFTPPTLMIAGWTLLVTFIVSVSLGTLAAFKYHTWIDRTIRILTSAFVSIPSFFLGILLIYLFLQKLQLLPASGVDSATGYIMPVIALSIGLCAYHVRLMRSTLIDLYQSKEVAASRARGMSERYILFSDIFKPALIPVISILGMSIGGLIGSTVVIENLFDIPGIGSFLVESIRSRDYPVVQGAVLMIGCFVVIANALTDIIVLFLDPKQRYTPMKKKTWWGGRRKGQVKQR
- the nikA gene encoding nickel ABC transporter substrate-binding protein, which codes for MITLKKIIYSTAATTLLLAGCSNGGNQHNQADNLNIELPLKTNTLAPYDTDVPVSIGAAETLFKTSSEGKIQPYLVKSYQQPADDTLKLTLKDNIKFQNGHRLTGEAVKNSLEKGLKDSDLLKATLPIQSIQASGQDVTIKTKGAFPELVSELASPFTAIYDTHAKTDVKKTPVGTGPYVIKDFKRSQKIDLNQNKDYWQGKPKLEHLAVTFNEDGSSRTDHVLSGKTDITTNVPVDKIKSVKDSDKADLKATSGFRTSLLLYNHTSPKMTKEDREALDNIINRDQITSKIADNYAKPATGPFNTKLDFIQDKKVAKQNIEKAKKLMEKAGYSKKHPLTINVSSYSGRPELTKIAQVIQSDAKKAHINIKIQNVDDIEGFLKNKKDWDASMYSFGTIPRGDTGYFFNMAYKNDGAVNKGDYHNQKVDHLIDELNHTVDKNKRHALTNEILEVSKKDIPNSYITYNDQIDAINKDVQNFKVTPEGIYLIDYKVDKQKHD